A region of the Burkholderia pyrrocinia genome:
TGAACGGCGGCGTCGCGATCGTCGGCAACAACGCGTCGCTCGGCACCGGCAACGTCACGGCGAATGGCGGCGCGCTGCAGGCGGGCGCGGCCGGACTCGACGTCGCCAACAACGTGACGCTCAACGCCGGCGGAATGACGGTGCAGGGCACCAACGGGCTCACGTTGTCGGGCACGGTGTCGGGCGGCGGCGCGCTGACCAAGAACGACGGCGGCACGCTGACGCTGTCCGGTGCGAACACGTACACGGGCGGCACGAACCTGAACGGCGGCGGTCTGGTGGTCGGCAACACGGCATCGCTCGGCACGGGCGCGCTGAACGTCAACACGAACGCGTCGCTCGACACGAGCACGAACGTGACGCTCGGCAACGCGGTCAATCTCGCCACCGGCTCGACGCTGACGATCGGCGGCAGCAACAGTCTCGGGCTGGCGGGCTCGATCAGCGGCGCCGGCGGCCTCGTGAAGAACGGCGCAGCGACGACCATGCTGACGGGCGCGAACACGTATACCGGCGACACGACGATCAACAGCGGGACGCTCGCGCTGGGCGCGGGCGGCAGTCTGGCGGCGACGGGCACGGTCAACCTGACCGGCGCGGGCGCGACGTTCGACGTGAGCGGCGCGACGGGCGCGCAGACGATCGGCTCGCTGGCCGGCGCGGCCGGCACGAACGTGAGCCTGGGCGGCAATTCGCTGACGCTCGACGGCAGCGGCAATGCGACCTATGCCGGCACGATCGGCGGCACGGGCGGCGTGACGCTGTCCGGCACCGGCACGCAAGCGCTGACCGGATCGAACACGTACACGGGCGGCACGAACCTGAACGGCGGCAACCTCGTCGTCGGCAGCAATACGTCGCTCGGCCTCGGCGCGGTGAACGTCAACGGTTCGTCGACGCTCGATGCGACCACCAACGTGTCGCTCGCGAACGGCGTCAACATCGCGACGGGCACGACGCTGACGCTCGGCGGCAGCACCAGTCTCGGCCTGGGCGGCGTGATCGCCGGCGGCGGCGGTCTCGTGAAGAACGGCGCGGCGGCGGTGACGCTGTCCGGCGCGAACACCTATACGGGCGGCACGACGCTGAATGCCGGCGGGCTCGTGCTCGGCAACGGCTCGGCGCTCGGCACCGGCGCGCTGACCGTCGGCGGCGCGGCGACGCTCGATACGACCACGAACCTGTCGGTCGGCAACGCGATCGATCTCGGTACGGGCGCCGCGCTGACGCTCGGCGGCAGCAACAACCTCGGGTTGAGCGGCGCGATTTCCGGGGCGGGCAGCCTCGTGAAGAACGGCGCGGCGACCACCACGCTGACCGGCGCGAACACCTACACCGGCGGCACGACGGTCAACGCGGGCACGCTGGCGCTCGGCGCGGGCGGCAGCCTCGCGGCAACGGGCACGGTGAATCTCGCCAACGCCGGCGCGGCGCTCGACATCAGCACGGGCGGTGCGCAGGCGATCGGCGCACTGTCGGGCGCGGCGGGTACGAGCGTGAGCCTCGGCGGCAATGCGCTGACGCTCGGCGGTACGGCGAGCGGCACCTTCAGCGGCGCGATCTCCGGCACCGGCGGCCTGACGCTGGCCGGCACCGGCACGCAGACGCTGAACGGCGCGAGCACTTACTCGGGCGGCACGAACCTGAACAGCGGCAGCGTCGTGCTCGGCAACAACGCGGCGCTCGGCACGGGCGCGCTGAACGTCGGCGGCGCGGCGACGCTCGATACGAACGCGAGCGTGACGGTCGCCAACGCCGTCAACCTCGCCGGCAGCGGCGCGACGCTGACGCTCGGCGGCAGCAATGCCCTCGCGCTGAGCGGCGGGATTTCCGGCGCGGGCGCACTCGTGAAGAACGGTGCGGCGACCACGACGCTGACGGGGGCGAACACGTACACCGGCGGTACGACGATCAACAGCGGCACACTCGCGCTGGGCGCGGGCGGCAGCTTCGCGACGACCGGCGCGGTGAACCTGGCCGGCGCGGGCGCGGCGCTCGACCTGAGCGGTGCAACGGGCGCGCAGTCTCTCGGTGCGCTGTCGGGCGTCGCGGGAACGAACGTCAACCTTGGCGGCAACGCGCTGACGCTGGGCGGCACAGCCAGCGGCGCGTTCAGCGGCCTGATCGGCGGCACGGGCAGCCTGACGCTGGCCGGCACCGGCACGCAGACGCTGAACGGTGCGAATACCTATACCGGCGGCACGAACCTGAACAGCGGCGGCCTCGTGCTCGGCAACGCCGCGGCACTCGGCACCGGCGCGCTGAACGTCGGCGGCGCGGCGACGCTCGATACGAATGCGAGCCTGACGGTCGGCAACGCGGTCAATCTCGGCACGGGTGCCGCGCTCACGCTGGGCGGCAGCAACGCGCTCGGGTTGAGCGGCGCGATCGCCGGGGCGGGCAGCCTCGTGAAGAACGGCGCGGCGACCACCACGCTGACCGGCGCGAACACCTACACCGGCGGCACGACGATCAACGCGGGCACGCTCGCGCTCGGCGCGGGCGGCAGCCTCGCGGAGACGGGTGCGGTGAACCTGGCCGGCGCGGGCGCGACGTTCAATCTGAGCGGTGCGACCGGCGCGCAGACGATCGGCGCGCTGAGCGGTGCCGCCGGCACGAACGTGAACCTGGGCGGCAACGGGCTGACGCTGAGCGGGACCGCCAGCGGCACGTTCGGCGGCGCGATCGGCGGTACCGGTGGCGTGACGCTGGCCGGCACCGGCACGCAGACGCTGACGGGCGCGAACACGTACACGGGTGGCACGACGATCGACGGCGGCAGCACGCTGGCGCTGGGTGCGGGCGGCAGCCTTGCGTCGAGCGGCGCGGTGAATCTCGCCGGCGCGGGCGCGACGTTCAACCTGGGCGGCGCATCGGGCGCGCAGACGATCGGCGCGCTGAGCGGCGCGGCCGGCACGATCGTGAGCCTGGGTGGCAACGGGCTGACGCTGAGCGGCGGCGGCAACCATGCGTTCGGCGGGACGATCGGCGGCACGGGTGGCGTCACGCTCGCCGGCGCGGGCACGCAAACGCTGACGGGCGCGAACACGTACACGGGCGGCACGACGATCGACGGCGGCAGCACGCTCGCGCTGGGTGCGGGCGGCAGCCTTGCATCGGCCGGCACGGTGAACCTGGCCGGCGCGGGCGCGACGTTCAACCTGAGCGGCGCATCGGGCGCGCAGACGATCGGCGCGCTGGCCGGCGTGGCCGGCACCAGCGTGAACCTCGGCACGAATGCGCTGACGCTGAACGGCAGCGGCAGCAGTACGTTCGGCGGGACGATCGGCGGTGCGGGCGGCGTGACGGTTGCAGGCACCGGTACGCAAACGCTGACAGGCGCGAACACGTATACCGGCGGCACGACGATCGACGGCGGCAGCACGCTGGCGCTCGGCGCGGGCGGCAGCCTCGCGTCGGGCAGCGCGGTGAACCTCGCGGGTGCGGGCGCGACGTTCGACGTGAGTGGCGCGACGGGCGCGCAGACGGTCGGTGCGCTGAGCGGCGCCGCGGGTACGAACGTGAATCTCGGCGCGAATGCGCTGACGCTGAACGGCAGCGGCAACAGTACCTTCGGCGGTGCGATCGGCGGCACCGGCGGCGTGACGCTCGCGGGCACCGGCACGCAAACGCTGACGGGCGCGAACACGTACACGGGCGGCACGACGATCGATGGCGGCAGCACGCTGGCGCTGGGTGCGGGCGGCAGCCTCGCAGCAAGCGGCGCGGTGAATCTCGCCGGCGCGGGAGCAACGTTCAATCTGGGCGGCGCGTCGGGCGCGCAGACGATCGGTACGCTGAACGGCGCGGCCGGTACGAACGTGAACCTGGGTGCCAACGCGCTGACGCTGTCCGGCAGCGGCGGGACTTTCGGCGGCGCGATCGGCGGCACCGGCGGCGTGACGTTCGCGGGCGCCGGCACGCAAACGCTGACGGGTGCGAATTCGTATACCGGCGGCACGACGATCGACGGCGGCAGTACGCTCGCGCTGGGTGCGGGCGGCAGCCTCGCGTCGGGCAGCGCGGTGAATCTCGCCGGCGCGGGCGCGACGTTCAATTTGAGCGGTGCGACAGGCACGCAGACGATCGGCACGCTGTCGGGCGCGGCCGGCACCGCCGTGAACCTCGGCACGAACGCGCTGACGCTGAACGGCAGCGGCAACAGTACGTTCGGCGGCGCGATTGGCGGCACCGGCGGTCTGACGCTGGCCGGTACGGGCACACAGACGCTGACGGGGGCGAACACGTACACCGGCGGCACGACGATCGACGGCGGCAGCACACTCGCGCTGGGTGCGGGCGGTAGCCTCGCGGCGAGCGGCGCGGTGAACCTGGCCGGCGCGGGCGCGACGTTCAACCTGAGCGGCGCATCGGGCGCGCAGACGATCGGCGCGCTGACCGGCGTGGCCGGCACGAACGTGAACCTGGGCGCCAACGCATTGACGCTGAGCGGCAACGGCGCCAGCACGTTCGGCGGTGCGATCGACGGCACCGGCGGCCTGACGCTGGCCGGCACCGGCACGCAAACGCTGACGGGCGCAAACACCTATACCGGCGGCACAACGATCAACGGCGGCGGCACGCTCGCGCTGGGTGCGGGCGGCAGCCTTGCATCGACCGGCGCGGTGAATCTCGCCGGCGCGGGCGCGACGTTCAACCTGAGCGGCGCATCGGGTGCGCAGACGATCGGCACGCTGGCCGGCGTGGCCGGCACCGCCGTGAACCTCGGCACGAACGCGCTGACGCTGAACGGGAGCGGCGCCGGTACGTTCGGCGGGACGATCGGCGGCGCGGGCAGCGTCACGCTCGCGGGCACGGGCACGCAGACGCTGACGGGCGCGAACACGTACACCGGTGGCACGACGATCAACGGCGGCAGCACGCTCGCGCTCGGCGCGGGCGGCAGCCTCGCGTCGGGCAGCGCGGTGAATCTGGCCGGCACGGGCGCGACGTTCAATCTGAGCGGCGCGACAGGCGCGCAGACGATCGGCACGCTGACCGGCGGGGCGGGCACCAACGTGAACCTGGGCGCGAATGCGCTGACGCTGAACGGCACCGGCAGCAGTACGTTCGGCGGTGCGATCGGCGGCACCGGCGGCGTGACGCTCGCGGGCACCGGCACGCAAACGCTGACGGGCGCGAACACGTACATCGGCGGCACGACGATCAACGGCGGCGGCACGCTGGCGCTGGGCGCGGGCGGCAGCCTCGCATCGACCGGCGCGGTGAACCTGGCCGGCACGGGTGCGACCTTCGACGTGAGTGGCGCGTCGAGCACGCAGACGGTTGGCACGCTGAGCGGCGCCGCGGGCACGAACGTGAATCTCGGCACGAATGCGCTGACGCTGAACGGCAACGGCGCCGGCACGTTCGGCGGGACGATCGGCGGTGCGGGCGGCGTGACGGTTGCCGGTACCGGCACGCAGACACTGACGGGCGCGAACACGTATACCGGCGGTACGACGATCAACGGCGGCAGTACGCTCGCGCTGGGCTCGGGCGGCAGTCTTGCGTCGACGGGCGCGGTGAATCTCGCCGGCGCGGGTGCGACGTTCGACGTGAGCGGCGCGACGGGCGCACAGACGGTTGGTGCGCTGTCCGGCGGTGCCGGCACCAGCGTGAGTCTCGGCGCGACCGCGCTGACGCTGAACGGCGGCGGCACCGCATTCGGCGGCACGGTCGGCGGCTCGGGCGGCGTCACGGTGGCGAGCGGCACGCAGGTGCTGACCGGCAGCAACACGTACACGGGCGGCACCACGATCGCGGCCGGCGGCACGCTGCAACTCGGCAACGGCGGCACGTCGGGCAGCATTGCCGGCAACGTCGTCGACAACGGCGCGCTGGTCTTCAATCAGTCCGGCAACGTGACGGTTGCAAGCGTGCTGTCCGGCACGGGGGCGCTGACGCAGGCCGGCAGCGGGCAACTGACGCTGACGGGCACGAACACGCTGAGCGGCCCGACCACGGTCAGCGCGGGCACGCTCGCCGTCAACGGTTCGCTCGGCCAGTCGGCCGTGACCGTGCAGAACGGTGCGACGCTGACCGGCACCGGCACGGTCGGCGGCCTCGTGGTGCAGGGCGGCGCGACGGCGGCCGCATCGCAGCCGGGCGCGGCGCTGAACGTGGCCGGCAACGTCACGTTCCAGCCCGGTTCGACGTTCCAGGTCGCGGCCACGCCGCAGCAAAGCGGCAGCGTCGCCGCGGGCGGCACGGCGACGCTGAACGGCGGCACCGTGCAGGTGCTCGCGAACCAGAGCGGCTACCAGCCGAGCACGACCTACACGATCCTCACTGCAGCGTCGGGCGTGCAGGGTGCGTTCAGCCAGGTGAATGCGAACTACGCGTTCCTGAATCCGACGCTCAGCTACGATCCGGATCACGTGTACCTGCGACTGGTCGAGAACGGCACCTCGCTGCCCGACGTCGCGACGACGCCGAACCAGCGCTCGGTCGCGACCGCGCTCGGCGGGCTCGGCGCCGGCAACCCGCTGTACGACGCGGTGCTGACGACCGACGTGGGCACCGCGCGACGCGCGTACGGGCTGCTCGACGGCGAACTGCAGGCGAGCCTGAAGAGCATGCTGCTGCTCGACAGCCGTTATGTGCGCGATGCGGTGACCGATCGCGTTCGCCAGGGCCTCGCGCCCGGATCGGGCCCGCTCGCGGCGCTGTCGTCGGGCGGCGCCGCGCTGTGCGGCGACAACACGGCCGGCGCGGTCGACCCGACGCTGCCGCCGGAACGCCGGATCGGTTCGCGCGAGGGCTGCTACGGTGGCACGCCTTACCAGCCGGTCGTCTGGGGGCAGGCGTTCGGCGGCCGCAGCCGGCTTGCCGGTGACGGCAACGCGTCGACGATCAACCGCAGCATGACGGGTTTCATCGCCGGTGCCGACATGGCGCTCAACGACAAGTGGCGCGCGGGCCTGGCAGCGGGCGTCACGCACAGCTCGCTCGACAACGACCAGAGTTCGTCCGCGTCGGTGAACAGCTACTACCTGTCGCTGTACGGCGGCGCGCAGTACGGTGCGCTCGGCGTGCGCGGCGGCGCGTCGTACACGTGGTACCGGATCAACAGCGACCGTTATCCGGGCTTCGCGGGCTTCTCCGATCACGACTCGGCCGGCTATAACGCGAATTCGGCGCAGGTGTTCGGCGAAGTCGGCTACGCGCTGCCGGTCGGGCCCGTCGCGATCGAACCGTTCGCGGGCCTCGCGTACGTGAACCTGCATACCGACGGCTATACGGAAAGCGGCGGCGCGGCAGCGTTGCGAGCCGGCGGCGAGACGACCCACGTCGGCTTCTCGACGCTCGGCCTGCGCGCGGCGTCGCAGCTCGGCTCGATCGGGAGCGGCACGTTCACCGCGCGGGGGACGGTCGGCTGGCGCCATGCGTTCGGCAACGTGCGGCCGTCGTCGGCGTTCACGTTCGCGAACGGCGGCACGTCGTTCCAGGTATCGGGCGTGCCGATTGCGCGCGACAGCGCGGTGCTCGAAGCCGGCATCGACGCGAACATCACGAAGCGCCTGACGCTCGGCCTCACGTACAGCGGCCAGTACGGCAGCGGCGTGCGCGACAACGCGGTGCTCGGCAACATCTTGTGGAAGTTCTGACCGGCGCGTAACACGCGCGCATCGGCGCCGGCCCGCGATGCCATGCGGCGACGGAAACGTCGCCTGGCATCGCGGCCGTTTCGACGCTGCGCGTGCCCCCCGTTCTGGCCTATCCTGTGCGAAACACGCGATGCGCGCCGCGCGTTGCGCCCCGACACAGGAGCATCGATGCCGAATCACGCCGAAGCCACGACGACGCAGGCGCCGCAAGTCGCGCCTGCTGCCCCGACCCCAGCGCCGGGCCCCGCATTCATCGCGCCCGAGGCCGATCCGCAGGCGCTCGCGCGCAACAACCAGTACGTGCTGAAATCCGGCGACGCATTCGTGGTCGGCGACGCGCTCGGCGACATCGGCGGTCACGACGACGGCCTGTTCGTCGACGACATGCGCGTGTTGTCGAAATGGCGCCTGACGTTCGGCGGCCGCGCGCCGTCGCTGCTGTCGGGCGCGACGAGCGCCGACAACGCATCGTTCACCGCGCACCTGACGAACCGCCCGTTGCCGCCGCTCGGCGGCCGCGAGACGCCCGAGGGCGTGATCCATATCGAGCGGATGCGCGTGCTAGCGGGCGACGTGCTTTACGAGGCGCTGACGCTCACGAACTACGGCGCGAGCGAAGCCGAAGTGCCGCTGTCGCTGTCGTTCGCGGCCGATTTCAAGGACATGTTCGAGGTGCGCGGCACGCAGCGCCCGAAGCGCGGCACCGTGGGGGCGCCGCGCGTCGACGCGGGCGCGGTGCGGCTGCGCTACGACGGCCTCGACGGCGTCGAGCGCAACGTGACCGTGCATTTCTCGCCGGCGCCCGATGCGCTGTCGGTCGATCGTGCCGACTACACGCTGACGATCGCCGCGCAGGCGTGCGTGTCGATCTACCTGACCGTCGACGCGACGCTCGGCCCGGCGCACAGCGAAGCGCCCGGGTGCGGCCGCGTCGCGCTGCGCACCGCGCTCGTCGGCGTGCATCGCGAGATGCGCGCGCGGCGCGAGTCGATGGCGCGCGTGAACACCGGCAATCCGCTGTTCGACGCCTGGCTCGACCGTTCGCTCGCGGATCTCGGGCTGCTTACGACGCAGCTCGACACGGGGCCGTACCCGTATGCGGGCATTCCGTGGTTCTCGACGCCGTTCGGCCGCGACGCGGTGATCACGTCGCTGCAGATGCTGTGGCTGCAGCCGTCGCTCGCACGCGGCGTGCTGCGTTTCCTGGCCGAGCACCAGGCGCGCGAGACGTCCGCGTTCCGCGACGCGGAGCCCGGCAAAATCATGCACGAATTCCGCCGCAGCGAGATGGCCGCGACGGGCGAGGTGCCGTTTGCGCTGTACTACGGCGGCGTCGACACGACTCCGCTGTTCATCGTGCTGGCCGGCGCGTACGTCGAACGCACCGGCGACGATGCGCTGATCGACGAGCTGTGGCCCGCACTCGAACGCGCCGCGCAATGGGTGATCGACAAGTGCGACCGCAATCCTTATGGACTGCTCGATTACCAGCGCACGTCGGAGCGCGGCCTCGCGAACCAGGGCTGGAAGGACAGCCACGACTCGGTGTTCCATGCGGACGGCCGCTTCCCGGACGGGCCGATCGCGCTCGTCGAAGTGCAGGCCTATGCGTGCGCGGCGTTCGATGCGATGTCGGCATGCTCGCACCGGCGCGGCCATGCGGCCGACGCCACGCGCTACGCGCTGCGCGCGAAGACGCTGCGCGAGCAGGTCGACGCGCTGTTCTGGATGCCGGAAGGC
Encoded here:
- a CDS encoding autotransporter-associated beta strand repeat-containing protein — protein: MNLARSKKAGEPFPRLLLPTGVFLALSGAGIVPAQATCSSAGTTVTCSGVANPLAPSYSNGANNLNVTVNPGASVGVLLGVGGTAMSLTGNGVTLTNNGTIDPSALGTGLGVLSSGTVVGNASASNTTVINNGTMNGSTGVAISGVTGMALSVQNGTGGTSNITNTGTIGSSPLVGATLVGADAPVVAAYGGGQVNMSNSGTITGRVSFGSNGTPGQGNTFTNSGTINGGVSMGANSTNTFNAVTGSSVNTAGGTGGAFNITVGPITIGVAATGVVDGGAGGNNTLVLQQGATTNGTIAVNNYINFNHLDVNAGNWTINGASTAQDATLNGGVAIVGNNASLGTGNVTANGGALQAGAAGLDVANNVTLNAGGMTVQGTNGLTLSGTVSGGGALTKNDGGTLTLSGANTYTGGTNLNGGGLVVGNTASLGTGALNVNTNASLDTSTNVTLGNAVNLATGSTLTIGGSNSLGLAGSISGAGGLVKNGAATTMLTGANTYTGDTTINSGTLALGAGGSLAATGTVNLTGAGATFDVSGATGAQTIGSLAGAAGTNVSLGGNSLTLDGSGNATYAGTIGGTGGVTLSGTGTQALTGSNTYTGGTNLNGGNLVVGSNTSLGLGAVNVNGSSTLDATTNVSLANGVNIATGTTLTLGGSTSLGLGGVIAGGGGLVKNGAAAVTLSGANTYTGGTTLNAGGLVLGNGSALGTGALTVGGAATLDTTTNLSVGNAIDLGTGAALTLGGSNNLGLSGAISGAGSLVKNGAATTTLTGANTYTGGTTVNAGTLALGAGGSLAATGTVNLANAGAALDISTGGAQAIGALSGAAGTSVSLGGNALTLGGTASGTFSGAISGTGGLTLAGTGTQTLNGASTYSGGTNLNSGSVVLGNNAALGTGALNVGGAATLDTNASVTVANAVNLAGSGATLTLGGSNALALSGGISGAGALVKNGAATTTLTGANTYTGGTTINSGTLALGAGGSFATTGAVNLAGAGAALDLSGATGAQSLGALSGVAGTNVNLGGNALTLGGTASGAFSGLIGGTGSLTLAGTGTQTLNGANTYTGGTNLNSGGLVLGNAAALGTGALNVGGAATLDTNASLTVGNAVNLGTGAALTLGGSNALGLSGAIAGAGSLVKNGAATTTLTGANTYTGGTTINAGTLALGAGGSLAETGAVNLAGAGATFNLSGATGAQTIGALSGAAGTNVNLGGNGLTLSGTASGTFGGAIGGTGGVTLAGTGTQTLTGANTYTGGTTIDGGSTLALGAGGSLASSGAVNLAGAGATFNLGGASGAQTIGALSGAAGTIVSLGGNGLTLSGGGNHAFGGTIGGTGGVTLAGAGTQTLTGANTYTGGTTIDGGSTLALGAGGSLASAGTVNLAGAGATFNLSGASGAQTIGALAGVAGTSVNLGTNALTLNGSGSSTFGGTIGGAGGVTVAGTGTQTLTGANTYTGGTTIDGGSTLALGAGGSLASGSAVNLAGAGATFDVSGATGAQTVGALSGAAGTNVNLGANALTLNGSGNSTFGGAIGGTGGVTLAGTGTQTLTGANTYTGGTTIDGGSTLALGAGGSLAASGAVNLAGAGATFNLGGASGAQTIGTLNGAAGTNVNLGANALTLSGSGGTFGGAIGGTGGVTFAGAGTQTLTGANSYTGGTTIDGGSTLALGAGGSLASGSAVNLAGAGATFNLSGATGTQTIGTLSGAAGTAVNLGTNALTLNGSGNSTFGGAIGGTGGLTLAGTGTQTLTGANTYTGGTTIDGGSTLALGAGGSLAASGAVNLAGAGATFNLSGASGAQTIGALTGVAGTNVNLGANALTLSGNGASTFGGAIDGTGGLTLAGTGTQTLTGANTYTGGTTINGGGTLALGAGGSLASTGAVNLAGAGATFNLSGASGAQTIGTLAGVAGTAVNLGTNALTLNGSGAGTFGGTIGGAGSVTLAGTGTQTLTGANTYTGGTTINGGSTLALGAGGSLASGSAVNLAGTGATFNLSGATGAQTIGTLTGGAGTNVNLGANALTLNGTGSSTFGGAIGGTGGVTLAGTGTQTLTGANTYIGGTTINGGGTLALGAGGSLASTGAVNLAGTGATFDVSGASSTQTVGTLSGAAGTNVNLGTNALTLNGNGAGTFGGTIGGAGGVTVAGTGTQTLTGANTYTGGTTINGGSTLALGSGGSLASTGAVNLAGAGATFDVSGATGAQTVGALSGGAGTSVSLGATALTLNGGGTAFGGTVGGSGGVTVASGTQVLTGSNTYTGGTTIAAGGTLQLGNGGTSGSIAGNVVDNGALVFNQSGNVTVASVLSGTGALTQAGSGQLTLTGTNTLSGPTTVSAGTLAVNGSLGQSAVTVQNGATLTGTGTVGGLVVQGGATAAASQPGAALNVAGNVTFQPGSTFQVAATPQQSGSVAAGGTATLNGGTVQVLANQSGYQPSTTYTILTAASGVQGAFSQVNANYAFLNPTLSYDPDHVYLRLVENGTSLPDVATTPNQRSVATALGGLGAGNPLYDAVLTTDVGTARRAYGLLDGELQASLKSMLLLDSRYVRDAVTDRVRQGLAPGSGPLAALSSGGAALCGDNTAGAVDPTLPPERRIGSREGCYGGTPYQPVVWGQAFGGRSRLAGDGNASTINRSMTGFIAGADMALNDKWRAGLAAGVTHSSLDNDQSSSASVNSYYLSLYGGAQYGALGVRGGASYTWYRINSDRYPGFAGFSDHDSAGYNANSAQVFGEVGYALPVGPVAIEPFAGLAYVNLHTDGYTESGGAAALRAGGETTHVGFSTLGLRAASQLGSIGSGTFTARGTVGWRHAFGNVRPSSAFTFANGGTSFQVSGVPIARDSAVLEAGIDANITKRLTLGLTYSGQYGSGVRDNAVLGNILWKF
- a CDS encoding amylo-alpha-1,6-glucosidase, with protein sequence MPNHAEATTTQAPQVAPAAPTPAPGPAFIAPEADPQALARNNQYVLKSGDAFVVGDALGDIGGHDDGLFVDDMRVLSKWRLTFGGRAPSLLSGATSADNASFTAHLTNRPLPPLGGRETPEGVIHIERMRVLAGDVLYEALTLTNYGASEAEVPLSLSFAADFKDMFEVRGTQRPKRGTVGAPRVDAGAVRLRYDGLDGVERNVTVHFSPAPDALSVDRADYTLTIAAQACVSIYLTVDATLGPAHSEAPGCGRVALRTALVGVHREMRARRESMARVNTGNPLFDAWLDRSLADLGLLTTQLDTGPYPYAGIPWFSTPFGRDAVITSLQMLWLQPSLARGVLRFLAEHQARETSAFRDAEPGKIMHEFRRSEMAATGEVPFALYYGGVDTTPLFIVLAGAYVERTGDDALIDELWPALERAAQWVIDKCDRNPYGLLDYQRTSERGLANQGWKDSHDSVFHADGRFPDGPIALVEVQAYACAAFDAMSACSHRRGHAADATRYALRAKTLREQVDALFWMPEGDFYGIALDGHGDLCRVFASNAGHLLAFGLPDAERGAAVAGVLGSTLFQTGWGIRTLAAGQPRFNPMAYHNGSVWPHDNALIARGLARYGDKTAAVNLLRALFEAAVSFEMRLPELFCGFPRRRGEPPTAYPVACLPQAWAAGAPFMMLQACLGVSIDASRHEVRVERPTLPEGVDWLRIDALRVGDETVSLTFRRVDGQVVASAEQPGRVKVIAVL